The Ictalurus punctatus breed USDA103 chromosome 6, Coco_2.0, whole genome shotgun sequence DNA segment TAGTTTGGCCAATTTTGATTTGAATCCTTATTGCTTATCACCCTGTAGAAAACATGTATCCCACACGTGTACCACAGTTTGTCAATTGGACCTACAGCTCATGAAGAGAagcttttttgtcattttgaacAAATTTACTGGAAAATCTGTCATGGTGGACCTTATGGGTCCAAATGGCTTTTTTGTTCCCCATGAGAAATAAGACGTGTATATcagatttcagacattttggacttatGGGGTGGAGTGAAAATCACATAGGTTTTGAGCGTGGTCTGTAGCACCACCTATGTGCTCATGTGGGCCATTTGTGGTGTGGAAGTTACTCATAGCCTGTAGTATCAATGTGCtaaatttaaaaactttttaccATTCAGATCTTGAGTTATTGGGCACTTTACAGAGATAAGgagaataatagtagtaataataattatcaatAACAATAGGTTTCCTCCTGACGGAGgaatcctaataataataattgtctaaaaaaaagtaccgaagcattcgggccctcacaaccagactgtgtaacagcttcttcccccaagccatcagactggACTGATACAcacgcgtgcgcacacacacaccctgaactgaacaccatcacactcccattgaaatatttgcacattcctgcattgacacTGTTGCATtatttgctgctactgtattctAAAATATATAGTATCTAATTCATTGTCACTATAAACACTTTACCTAgctgctaccacaataactgctatgtccatatttggtataagctaatttgctgaatactcagtcatagcatgttatgtttacattgataccatttatacattatattgTTAATCCTTGGCACCTTTCTTTttcactacctgttatatcagacacttccacactaaaactgtgtactgttcggcaCTACAccgtcacttactgtgcctattgtcctgttttagtaatATTGTACTgccctgtgttgttagcacatgtctgcacgtgcactttatgtagaatgtttgtagaccttatttagttctgtgtcgtctcatgtgattagtgttttgttttatgtagcaccatggtcctagaggaacattgtttcatttcactgtgtactgtaccaactgtatatggttgaaatgacaataaaatcaCTTGAACTTGAAATAATCACAGAAACTTTGTTGCTcaatttatgtatgtatttatttcctgataatttttttattgaaccTCCCACTGTCATTGACATTACcacatacatataaaattaGCCTAcgctttttaaaaaaggtgCTAATGTTTCATATAAAATGCCCTATACGAACAAATATTTTTGGACACATGAACATTAcacccactgaacacctttgggatgaactggaagccCCAGGCCTGCTCGCCCGACATCGCTAATGCTctcgtagctgaatgaacacaaatccccacagccacgatTATAACAacaagggggactaaatctggaataagatgttcaacaagcacctATGGGTGTGATTCTATCTTAGTGCACTGCTTCTCCCCTACAACATGACCCGCGCTCTCAGGTCCTCTGGGGTTCGGACTTTCTCTGTCCCTAGATTTTGTCTGGGTGACAGGTCTTTCAGTGCTGTAGCACCTAAAATCTGGAATTCGCTCACTTTTCGCAACATCACAtccatctccatccatccaaatccCAATTAAAAACATATCTGTTTTCACAGTGTTATGTCCTAATCTGTTATAATGCATTTTCTCAGTGACtgtactgtgtatttcttttgtgtttggttGCTCTTTGTTTGTcacattgtgtttgtgtccatgattgttcattgtttatgcATCATTGTATTGTAAAGCGTCCTTGAGCTCAGGAAAGGCGGTATATTAattaaacttattattattatattcaggtgtccacaaatatttgaccatataatgtatattcaGATATAAAATGAGCATCAATAGTTACAAATTATGAATGCATTAGattttaatgttttacatttGCAATTTAGAGTGCAGATACAAAAGAGTGGGGAggatgattttaaaaatgtttttttaaaaaaaatgcccataatattttttaaaacagcacaGTCACAGGGTTAGTCATTatagaaaacacaaaaacagcataAGCTAAAATTTTATGTAGAGCGTATTGAACAAATATCGGAATGATTATGGAAgacaaagaaaatataaaaattggAGAGGCACAACAAATGTAGGTGATAGTGTACAgtaaaaacagtaataaaaactGAGTTGTTGTAATATGTGCAAtacccgtttttttttttttggaatccAATATGGATTGCAAAAAAAGTCGATTTACAAATTTGGCATGATACTTAATTTTATGGAGACTATATTCTACTAATTCTGGAATGATTATGGAAGGCTGTAAAGCATTATGAAAATAGAGAAATGCAGTGGTATGACAAAGGGTGATTAACAtcttacaaaattatctttaaaaactGGACTTATTTAGTCTGTAATTCATGCCCTGCACCATCATTGAAGAAGTTTTAAATGCTGCACTGAGCTGTTAGGCCATGGTCAGATCCTCCATGACATCTTTTGCATGTTTCCACAAGGCATCAACCAGAAGCTGAGCAGCTTTTTTGCTATTTGTGTACTCCAGAACTTTCCTCATCTTGGCCTGCTCTGTGTTCTCAGCTCGTACGTTTGCCACCATTTCATTAGTGAAGGGAAGGTCATCAACTATTCTAACAACAGCTTTTACATTATCAATAAGATGACCCCGGTTCTTCCTCAGAAATTCCTGATTATCTGGAGTATATAAAGAGGAGAAAGAAGTGAAGAGACAGAAGAGGTTAGAAATTCGTCAAAAACGTTCATCGTACAGAAGCTGTTCATACTGTGGATTTTGGTTTCAGCTCATGGAAGCGCTAAACGCTGCCAGTGGATCAGGAGTTACCTGCAGTTTCCGCAGTACCAGCTTGAGAGGTGTTGCTGTCCTTTTTCTTATCTTTGAGAGCTAAGAAGACATgaagaaagtaattaaattcaTCATAGACAGGACAGCAATGcagagtgtgtgcgagtgtgtgtgagagaccgACACACGTGCACTATCAGACATACAtattgtatatacatacatatataatacgTATGTTAACATTTGCCATGCCGTCCTTTGACTTtgactagagagagagagctcgaGCTCAGTGGAACAGGACCACCAGCTGCACAATAACATCAACACTGTAAACATGCATACAATGCTAataaaacttattattattattattattattattattattattatttattaagttgTGTGTAACCTTCTGTAACTTAATGTTACAAGTGCTTTGACGATGTAAAGCCTTTTACTATCTCAATAAAGCAACTTAAATCTGTTAGCTTGAGAGCTCACAGTAcaacagtacaatacagtacttTGCTACCTGAGGTATTTACTGTTCCTATCCACTCCTTGAGCGCCGGTCTGGATTCATTCACATCGTCTTTCTTCAGCAGCTCTAGAAATTCGACGCAACAGGGATCtccttttttcaaaatgttgtCCAAGAGTTCAGTAACTTTCGCAATGGGATCTTTGATGCTTTTGAGCGTCATGTATTCAGACATGGTGATCAGCTTCCGGGAATGAACATGCTGGATAATCAGTTCCTCTCCCGATAGCCATTCAATAAGTTTCACTTTTTTATCCTGGATTATGTCCATTGTTCCTGAAAAGAATCATGCAGAGCTGTAGATTTACAAGTAAACTTTCAAATATCAAAGAAAACATAGTGTATAGCCGAATGTAGCCTGATATTGTAGCGTGCAGACTTGGATTTTCAGTCATTTCTGACCGGTTTTGTGAAGCTCTCTCTGTACATTAAGTACGATCATAGCTGAATTATTGATTACAGTTACTCTGGATTAACGCACCTAATCAGCTGCTTCTTCTCCGAGTGTCAGAaagtttttaataatatatatatactttctACATCAAGCACTTACCTTCGCTTTCGATTTTTCGAATGAACCGGAGTTATGTCTGCTCAACCACTAGATGGCGATAGGTGTGCATATGGAAAGCGTGTATGCCTACATGGACAAATTTAGACCAAAGGTTAAAACTGATGTATAGTGtgccacaaaataaaaatggtgtGGATCATCTAAATCAATGTTTTTCAGCAGAGACAGCCTGAATGGAggcatgtattttcctgtacaCAGCTTCTGCAATATACATAGAGCTGATAAACATCTATGATTCAAGgtgaattatttaaataacaaacaatgCTACGTTTTTGTATCATCAAAACAAAAGagcacaagtaaaaaaaaaaaaaagttaaattaatTGCAACTGTAATGATGATGGCTCAGGTCtctcttcattcacgcataaatctttcgccttttacGAAAGATTTCCATGGAGAGGAACGTTGATGAGTTCAGCTAATTTTTGTGGGCTTTGCTGTGGAAAAGCTGTATatgttttgcttgtatttcctcatttgtaagtcgctttggataaaagcgtctgttaaatgaataaatgtaatgtaaaatgtaatgacGACAACAAAAGCAATATaatcacaataataacaacacagcAATAGCAATGTTTTAATAAGGCTAACTGCCTGGGCATGTTTTAGAAATGTGACTGCTAACAGAAAAATACATTGCAGTTTTTTTGAGCAGACACCTTAGGCATCATTCTTCAGGTATATTTCAGAGTCAGTGGAAAGGTCTCTTTAATCAatattgcttatttatttatccatcaaAAGACAATGATTGTATCACATGATCACACCaccattttctttattaaaaaatgctaaaactGTGAAAATGTAGTGGAATGATTTTCCTGGgttatataaaatttttttatattgtgtacagaaacaataataaaaagacatATCATAATATTATCTTAGAAAAGGTATGGTATTTGGTCTGTAATTCATGCCCTGCACCATCATTGTTAGGCCGTGGTCAGGCCCTCCATGACATCAGTTCTTTTTTTGAGGACCAGTATTTGTGTTCATACTGAGGCTAGAAATCTGAGAGCCGCTTATCATAGGGGCGTAAACACTGCTGCCATCAGTTGCAGAAATATTCACTGAGCTACCTGTTGATGAAAAAAGATTTGCATTATAACTTCCAGTGAGCATCCAGATAAACTGGCATAGTATTGGGTgaatgggatttttaaaaatgaaatattcatggTATACATGGTATGGTCATTATTCACACCTGAGCTTTGGACAGAGTGCTTTGgagctgcttttatttctgtgagaaagaggaaagaagacATTGTGTGAGACAGTATTTAGGTATTACATTCATCCAGATACCAGTCATTCTATATTTTTCATAGGTGGAAAAGTGATTGTTGCAGTGTTGGGAATGTTGCTTAATATATGTGAAGTATATTATTACTTTCAGTTGTAATAGAGAAGCTGAAAAAAGTATTGCTTCTTGAATAGCTTAAGTGAACGGATAAATAGATGCTACCTGTTTGCATGATGTCATTCAGATGAGCTAACTGTTGGCTATTTGAGTTACTGCTTtgttagggaaaaaaaaatctgttactGAAATATTCCATAAGTTCCTAATTATGATTAGAAGGAGCACAATAATCTGAAATGTTATGCAGATTTAAACAATGAGGTGATTAGTTTTATTCAGTAACGTATTATGTTCAGATTGGACTGGGTTATActattttgtatttcatttttaaatgtattttttatcatatatatgatgaatgacaaaaaagaagacatttgaCATCATTTGCTAGAGTAGGCATACCAATAGGGCTTTGCAATTAGAGAGAGAACAACCAGCAGTGTCGATACCAGCAAGAAATTCTTGAGTTAtctgagagaaaaagaatgaattgGAGCCAATCTTGTAACAAATGGAAAAGATTGGAATTCGATTtggaagatttttattttttatttttttgaaaaggCAAATACATGCATAGTCTTTGAGGAGACtttgttcaattttttttttgttaagataaatcttttattatatttataatttgttatttttgcaATGTAAATGGTTTTTGTGTAAACGCCGTGGTTTTCTGCAAGTTCTGTTTTAAGctatgtgcttttatttatatatatatatatatatatatatatatatatatatatatatttttttttcttacaagtGTTTCATGCTTATTGATATTTGTTAAAACTTCATATTTCAGTATCATATTAGAAAATACCAAACTGGACATCAATATCAAGCTCACAAGAGTATTGTAATTTAtgacagctgtttttttttttttttttttttttttgtagaggaCATTTCAGTGTTCTCAGTGTTCCTGTTGTACCTGCTGAGCAAGCTTCACTTGAGGTAATTGAATATGTAAGCAGAACACTAGGTGAAATGGCCACGTGATTTCCTGGCAGCTCAGattgtgtgttttagtgtttgcTGATTTGGAGATGACGTGTACAGTGTAACACCGTGTAAATCTCGCTTACCTGAGGAGGTATTTACTGAAGTTATCCACTCCTTCAGCTCCGGGCTGCTTTCATTCACATCGTCTTCTTTCAGCAATTTTACAAAGTCCATGCACACACTTTGTCCCTTTTGCAATATTAGGTCCAAGAGTTCGGTTATGTGGGTTCCATggtctgagatgcttttcagtttCGTGTATTCATCCCAGGTTATCAACTTCCTAGAATGGACGTGCTGCAAAATGTATTCGTCTACGCGTAACCATTTAATAAGCTTCACCTTATTACTTGTGATTATGTCCATTCTTCCTGAAATAGAAAATGCAGAATTTAGTTcaagtataaacaaacaaacaaacaaacaaacaaaaatatccaaTAAACTCCTGACTGTGAACAATGCAGtagttaattagttaattaattactATCACTTTATGGGTTAAAACAACTGCTTTCCTTATTTCTTCTTTCCTCAGTGCATTCAACATTAGGCTACtaaagaaatataataataataataataataataataataataataataataataattttaaataataataatgattattaaagTCTGTATATACGCACCGTGTTGCTGTATTATCGGTTGTTCCGGGTGTTGCTCATGCATGTGTCAATTTGACATAACATTTTCAAAAGGATTACCACCAGAGGGCGCTGTTTAACCAAATGACTGAAAGTTACAAAAGTTGAATGATAAAAGAGGATctactaaaaaaatattttgagttgatccttttatttattaagtttgAATAAGAATTTATTCAAACGGTTAATTATTTTAAGTGAAATATGAGCTATGTTTGATATTTTCTGACCATGTTATGTCATACATGTCAACATTATTCAGGGTCTGTGAAACATAGttcatgttgatatttctgtaaagctgctttgagacaatgtctattgtaaaaagcgctatacaaataaaattgaattgaattgaattgaattgaattgaatatatttacaatatgtGAATGCCTGAAAAATACCGTTACTAATCCATACCAAGCTTTTATCCCATTTTAACCACAGCATTTAAGTTCTCATGTTGTGGTTTAGCGGAGCATAAAAGTTGTGCCAGAGGAAGACACCAACCATCCTGGTTCTTAACCGTACCAAGCTGTAGTAGGAATTGTCACGTCAGTcatcacaaaaatacacaatttCAATACACAATACAGAAGGTTGTAATGCTGCTGTGTAAATAAACTAACTTTTTGATACCTTCCCTCAGAAAACCATAGCCCTTGAAGAGGAGCGTATCGACTTCAGCCAGCATTACATCCAGTAAAAGAAACGCCTTTAAGTTTAATCtattgtatatttattcattcatgcacTTACAATTCAGAGGATG contains these protein-coding regions:
- the LOC128632936 gene encoding uncharacterized protein LOC128632936 codes for the protein MDIIQDKKVKLIEWLSGEELIIQHVHSRKLITMSEYMTLKSIKDPIAKVTELLDNILKKGDPCCVEFLELLKKDDVNESRPALKEWIGTVNTSALKDKKKDSNTSQAGTAETADNQEFLRKNRGHLIDNVKAVVRIVDDLPFTNEMVANVRAENTEQAKMRKVLEYTNSKKAAQLLVDALWKHAKDVMEDLTMA